The following nucleotide sequence is from Salvia miltiorrhiza cultivar Shanhuang (shh) chromosome 7, IMPLAD_Smil_shh, whole genome shotgun sequence.
TGTTGTTTTGTGTTAATATAGTATATGTAGAAAGGTTCCGTTGAAAATTGAGAATTCGCGTGAACATTCGGAAATAAGTCAGTAATTTTGATGAATAggttaataatttttatgaaaaattattttggTCTTGGTTCGAACCTTTGAGGGGACAAGATTTTCATCGATCATATTAAATAGATCATAcatctgttcattagttataTTAGTTTATTCGTagaatttattgatttgttcattattttcatttttaatgaaAAGTAAAATTCtcaaaatacaaataatttttataaaataatttaatgtttcaaaatttGTAAATACGATCCCtccaaaaataatataaaattgattatataCATTTTTGGGGACAAGTAAGTTAACCTTCATATTGTTATATAATTATGTGCTATAATGATACACATACAAAAACTTATATTCGTGCTTTGCACATCGAAATAGaagtgtttttttttctataaaaaaaatacagtaTTTGTACTATCCATCGagtacatataattaattaataaagttaATTAGATGGGTAATTTTTTTGTGTATAATACAAACTTCAAGGACATTGTACGTAATACTAAACTAGTTTGATTCATTTGAATTCCTAGTTAGACTTAtagtttcaataattaaaaatttcaagTAATTGACCTAAGTTTGAAACCCTTCTTCTTGTAAGCTTGTTATTGGAGGATATGGTtgtgaatattttattaaaaaattgttGGTTTCAACAATGGCAGAGTATTTGGTAGGAATAAATGTGTCTTTTTTGCTGTTTGTAATGCAAAAGTCAAATTCGAAgcagagtaattttttttttcttcatattaTTATAACCCTAATTAACCTTATAGGGAACTGAAGTTGTCACACACAAAAATGTGCAAAGCAACactaaaatacacacacttGCACACATTAGAAAAAACATGCTTTTGTAACTTATTTATTTGTCCTTAACCAATCAAGGCACTTTTAGTTAAATAAAATCTCGTGTATTTTTCTCCACTGCTGTGAGATTTTGTGTTGTATTTTAGCTTGTGGTTAGCTTTGATATGGACAAAGCTTTggtaatttgtgtttttttgtttttgttttttttaaaaagtggcTTTTTTCACTTATTCCTAAGAGTTAATCAGTGGATAAATGTCAAAGTGGCATAGATTATTTTGTACTATCTCTGTTTGAATTTGGGTTTTTGTGGTTTGTTTTGTAATGAGGCAGACTGCCTCAACAGTATTTGTTCATTCTTGAAAGTGACATGGAAGAATAAGTGATTAGATTCCTACTCTTTACTCTTAATTAGATTGATTTTAGAGGTTCAAATTAGAATTAGAATCCTTCTTTAAATTGAAAACGAGAGAATTATTTTTGAGTCGTTGAATCGCTCGAGTTTGAGTTCCATAAGGTGCAAAGATTTCGTTTTATTAATACAGAGAATTTCACGACGGATATAGTGACTTTATATGTTCAGTGCAGTATATATTCATAGTTCTCTCGAAAAAATGCAGTTACACAAATACTTGAGTCTAATCTAAGCTTGTAATTTTCTTGAGTTATATTGAATTGCAGTAGGCTTAGCAACTCTAGTCTAGCTTAGGATTATTCAAATAGTTACAGTTGATAGAATAAATTGACTTGGAGGTTAGACCTCAAACTATGAATATAAACTCAATTAACGCTGTAAATATTctcttaattaattagttggcaCAAGTTCTACATTCTTAATTTTGTCCTTTTTACTTTCTCGTGACCACAACTAGGAGTGTGAATTCGGATTGAGGGTATCGGGTAGTCTTTCACTGGCCTCGATACCCGTGCGGATATCGGGTACCCACATCGAATTTCGCATAGCAGCATAtccgatttttatttaattatttattatatatatttttttctaattttgttTTGAATAAAAAGgatattgtgattttttttaaagaaattttttaaattcagaTTGTGGGTACCCTCTTTTTAAATTCTCACAATAATGTTTTTCTGTTTAAATGTCTCCAACTACCCTATCATGGGCTTCATCTCACATGtgattcatatttattttttagtctGACAAAATCAAGGACTTACCATCTGTTTATGAGGTCAGAGGCTGTCCATAATTTAACTCAACTCGAAAATGCTAATCACTATGTATTTACCACTTATGTAGTTATATTTAATACTGATTTTTTTATAGGACCAATTAATCACAAGATATCTTATTGAATATTATAGTTTTGGACGCATTAGGCATTTTGTTTGTGGTTATATATACAAACACAAGCTAGAACTATGCCTAGGGAGTTAATTGATTGGAGATATTATTTTTCCCCGATTTATTGatgaatatattaatattataatatatataaagtacaaaaaagaaatgtagcattattttattttagacaCTTCCTTTAAGATTTTTATTTCCATTGCTTAAAATGGAATCTGGGTAAAGACAATTGTTTCATTTTGGGCTGAAAATTATCAAATATGttgggctgaaaattatttagaATCATGGCCCATGAAGATGTAATGCTTAGAGCTTCATTTTGGCCCAATTAAACACCACTAATAATTTACTTTCCTTTTCACTTGATTATTTAGAAGCTGGATACAATACCTCGATTTTGATTTGTAGTGATTAAACCAAGGATATAAATATGTCTCGCCTAAAGAGGTGTGATATGATTTATTCATTACTTTCTTTATCAACTTATAAATCCTCAAAGTAAATTCGTTAATCTAATGGGAAAAATAATCGCACGGGGCGGAATCACTATCCACATAAAAATGAGAATACTATTCGCATGCAGGTGTGATTGAACCAAGACCTTTAACAAAGAGAATTTTTGGATATCTCAATTTTACAACTTAAGTTAGACTTCGTtggcaaaaaagaaaataggcaTTGTTGATTATACAAGTGGTAGGGATCGTCACATATTatcaaattaatcaaatttcatTCGAGCTTTTGATTAACCAAAAATCTTAAACTTATTTTGACCAAGCCAACATCCCTAAtgaaaataaatgatatattgaattttattgtactccctcagtcccatgaagcatgacccagttcttttcggcacagaaattaagaaattggtattttgtatgttaagtgtgataggtaaaaaggtgaataaaggataaattttttactatttttaaaaacataTTAAGTTCCGTGAAACAAACTAAAAAAGAAACTGTATCATATTTCATGTGTggaagggagtattattcaaCAGccaattatttatattttctagtCATTGCACACTTTTGACTAACCAATATtgaatttttccttttttggtcgaTTCATGGAAATCAGAGTAGTACTCCATATATTTGTGTTAAATAAATGGTCTTTGATTTGATAGCTTGACCCCAAAAAATAAAGatttctaaataaataaatgatcaTTTCGCCTTTCCACAAAAGTGTGCATACTATACCATTGTTGTTCGTCTCACAAATATATAtgtgaaatttttatttttgaataggaattttgacaaataaaatcatgaactattttaaaattataattttaatttaattttttgaactgtggcaaattaaaatatattttttttaatttttgtaatttcagCCCCCAGTTATTTTCGATCGTCGGAATATTGAATTAGTacttacgtggattagttcgCCATATAATATTCATGTTCATTGTCGTTTGTAATAAAAttgctgaatattgaaaattaggGTGCAAATAAAGGACACAATTTCAATatgggcgtttactttgaaggattagccttgatatataaaaatagtaaggttaatcccttatttatttgaatgattgaaactttgagatatctcaaggcccttaattatttatttacatcatttaagctagttttgtttgattctttTCCCATTGAAAATGTGTGATTAGATATATCCTTCTATTAAggaaaaaaatacttaatcaagcaaagtaaacgctcccttataatctaaataaaattttaattgagaTTGTACGAAACAACGTCGTTTAGGCCTCATAAAAAGAGTTGGAATTAAATCTACCCACATCAATAAAATGTCttgcaaaactacccactttgaaagtcaaagccgaaaagtacacttgatggtgatgggttgcttggttttttgtaaaagttcttacacttttcttacacaagtacaattgtgtaagaaaatgtgtaagataggtagttaaaaatgcacaaaaccagataaatgtgcaattattgtaagatgattgacgtataatgccctacgtttgaaaataatgaaggtaagtttgtgtataataaaacagtaatacgaggatgacaaaaattgtactttaagtatatttggaaacaaaaaaaaattatgaacctaatgtatacattatccgccagtaaaacaTAGCCGCTAGCATTAGCCGCCGGGTTTTTTTAAACCCGGCGGCTAATGCTAGCGGCTAtgttttactggcggataatgtatacattaggttcataatttttttttgtttccaaatatacttaaagtacaatttttgtcatcctcgtattactgttttattatacacaaacttaccttaattttgtatttctttttttaaaatatattctatgaagtagaaatacataataggcttctatttagacaaatttggattatagtggtgtaataagtctcgaattttttattttattttatttaacaggAATTAATATAgcctaacacataaaataatagaaaatgttggataaaaataatatataatcatatattatgaaacagTAAAATACTAGAGAGCCTACCATAtaattatccgccagtaattcgtatcCTCTAGAATTAGCCGCGTGAAAGAAACCCTAAGCGGCTACTTCTAGCGGATactttttactggcggataatagtACCATGTCATTTATTACTGCTTTttatatcacaatatatataaattttatttattatcgtTCCAATTAAtggttgttgtatttttttcaattttgaagagcTAAAGCTAATTTAattgtgattggacaattcaaccGGCAAGGGTGAAGCTTTATAGGGTGGGAATCTATAGGCTTTGCAGCAAATTAAGTCACGGGCGGCTAGAATTGAGCGGGCACGGCTTTTGTGGGATttgtttgaaaaaattgaagcttTGATAAGAGAGATAAATTGGGTAGGGCCCATTTAcacaatattttatgttaaattagggTTAAGAAGTAGAGAAGCAGCCGCGCACTTGAGAGAAGGAAAAAATCAGCCGCTGGAGGAAAAAATCCATTGTTTTGGTTCCTCTTCTTCAAATCAGCCGCACTCCACTTGAGAGAAGGAAAAAATCAGCCCATTTACACAATATTTTACACAATTCacgccatggcttcttcttcaaaccaagtaagtatacttgttatttgttttgtatatgttagatatatttatatgttaagaatctatatgttttgtatatgtttcgaattttgtatatttttaagtaagtatatgttttgtatgtttcgaatttttatatgttttgtatatgggtgaatttttatgttagaatcattatgttagaatttatatgtttgtatgttacaatttatatgtttcgaattttcatatgttttgtatagtattgaattttgatttagatatagtatttgttagatttatttatatgtttcgtatatgttagatatagtgtagttgagtgctgttacaagtttgagtatagtttcattgttgttagaatttttatttagttgaagcatatttagatatatttaatcgtctatttagatcattaggttaattttactgtattacgcataaaataatactccctccgtccgccaaaagtgtacCACTTTGGCtaggcacgggatttaataaaattggtaatgattttgatgtagtggagaaagggtcccaccactttatgagatgtgtggttgaaattgaatttggagtggtttttttgtaaataaagagtgtttgtaaggataaaatattaaagtggatggtgggatcatttccaaaaaaggaaagtggtatactctttgcggacgccaaatatagtaaaaatggtacacttttggcggacggagggagtaacgtTTTTTTggttattcagaatttaaaaatttataacatactaataaaaacatatagaaCCATAATTACCtaatatccgccagtaattaatctttttaagaagtagccgccggGTTTGAAAACACCaggcggctacttcttaaaaaaattaattactggcggatacttgttTATTGtggttctatatttttttatttatgtttctagtaatttaatagttaattatgcattattattagttgatgtttgttaattcattatgttttgtaaattgagttattttttgtattgaataGGTCCCTTATTCGAGGCCCGAGCAAATCAATCGTGTGGCAGTTGAGATCAGTACGTACAACAATATTAGTTACCTATCGACAGTAGTCTCGAGACTAAACGAAATTGGCGGTTTTGCACTGGAGAATACGTTCAGGCATGGGTGCTTTGGGATGATGTTGGATTGGCAGCCGGGCCAGAAGTGCAATGCTGCATTGCACCATATTGTCTCTCGTCATCTTAAGATCACGAGAGACGATGGGGATGATGAGATCTGCTTCTACATCAACGGGAGGAACGTTGAGTTTACTCCGAGAGATTTCGCTCTCGTGACAGGATTGTCCTTTGGGGATGATCCTTTTGACCCCGAGGCTGAGCACGATCTGAGTCGGGCTCATACATTTAGACAATTTTGCCGCTCTCAACCGGTGTCAGTGCGGGAGCTGGCGGATATATATTTCGACACCGTCAATCCAGTGGTTGACACCGACGGCGGGTTGTACCTCCGTGTGGCCCACTtgttggtgctacacgcatttGTATTAGGAGTGGACGTGCGCCGACCCGTGCAGTCCTGGACTTGGAAGCTGGTGGATGATTTGCCGACCTTTTCCAGATTTCCTTGGGGATCGTGCGCGTATAGAAGCTTGAACTACAGGTTGAAGCACAGCACAATCAAAAAGGATTGTAaaaagtatcacttctacggtccttcttGGGCCCTATTCATTTGGGGTCTTGAGAAAATTCCCTATTTGGGCCCAGCCATAGCCATATGCAATGCGGGGGTTTACCCTAGATTTCGGAGGTGGACGTTCGTGAAGACCAAGTTGGATGGGTTACAGAGTTATTTTGAGTCTCCGGTAATAATttagttgtttatttgttaatattattttagtttatgaatattaatgtttgactacattttttttgtttctaggAGAACGGGATATGGGAGATGGTCCCCGATGAGTACGAGGCCAAGACATCTTACTGGCTATCGGTGGCAGGCGTCAATGCCGGGATAGGGGTTCGAGTACCAGAGCCGGCAGTCTTTGGTCATAGGCAGCCTCGGCAGCGCTACACTGGTGGGGACCACAACGAGGATGCTCCTGAGCATCAACCTCGGCGTCGCAGTATGAGACAGGATACTGGCAAGCGCCCGAGGGGACAAATAGTGGACACCTCATCGAGCAGCAGCCATCACGATCAGAGCATTGGGGGCGATCACCCCGTTGATTCTGGTCGAAGGTCTCACAGTCACAGAGCCCCGAGGCCTAGGCACGAGGATGCTCCTGCACCTTCACAGTGGAGCGAGGAGGATTGGCAGCGCATGCAGCACATGATGCGCGAGAGTGAGGAACGGGTAGCGAGGACCGTGGAGGACAGCCTGTTCAGGAGGATTAAGAGATATTTCGAGGACAAGTTCGATGCTATGCGTTGCCGATGCTCGCATAGCACTGATGTTCACGTGCCCAGACCTGCTCCACGATCTCACTCTGACAGGAGACGCGAGCCCCAGCCCGAGCCCGACTCCGATCCGGCGCAGCCTACATCCTCAGAGGCCCCATCGCATCACCAATCCCCTGCACATGAGTCTCCTGCACGAGAGGTGGGACAGACTACTGGTGATGCCATGCACACCCCGCAGTGGCAGCATGATCCGTTTGGTGGCCCGACTAGTTTTGGGCATGTGCAGACTCCGCACATGGGTGTCCACCACATGCCCACATTCGAGGCGTCCAGTTCTTATGGTGGGCCACGCTACTCGTGGGCTGAGCCGAGCACGAGTTCAGCATACCCTTTTGAGCCGGCCCGTTCTTCGGCTCCGATCCTGACTCAAGATGAGATGCACGAGTATTGGAAGCAGTTTAGAGGGGTATGTTGTCGTTGCATTAAAtttacaagtcatttaatttaaattatgtcaacATTGTTTAACTTGCGTTGTTTTATGTGAATTATAGGGAGTTTCTGAGGCAGTTTCTGAGGCAGTAGCTGCTGTTCCCCTCAGTATTTGTGCACCGGAGGCTCCACGCAGAAGTCGCCGAGAACGGAACCCGTCGGCTGCACTTCGATCACCATACGTGCACAGCGCCGTGCCGAGACCCGTCGACTCACAGTATGTTGACGGGTTTGACCGTATGATGAAAGCTGGCAACCGTGGCAACTACCGGACGATGTCGGTGGCAGAGAGCGAACACCCTCTCCCGTTTAGCTTTTGGACCACTATGCAAAACACGAGAAGAGACCTCTCGTCCAATGTTGGTTAATTTATGAATCAGTTGTTATCATGTAAGTCTGGTCAC
It contains:
- the LOC130993029 gene encoding uncharacterized protein LOC130993029, with translation MLDWQPGQKCNAALHHIVSRHLKITRDDGDDEICFYINGRNVEFTPRDFALVTGLSFGDDPFDPEAEHDLSRAHTFRQFCRSQPVSVRELADIYFDTVNPVVDTDGGLYLRVAHLLVLHAFVLGVDVRRPVQSWTWKLVDDLPTFSRFPWGSCAYRSLNYRLKHSTIKKDCKKYHFYGPSWALFIWGLEKIPYLGPAIAICNAGVYPRFRRWTFVKTKLDGLQSYFESPENGIWEMVPDEYEAKTSYWLSVAGVNAGIGVRVPEPAVFGHRQPRQRYTGGDHNEDAPEHQPRRRSMRQDTGKRPRGQIVDTSSSSSHHDQSIGGDHPVDSGRRSHSHRAPRPRHEDAPAPSQWSEEDWQRMQHMMRESEERVARTVEDSLFRRIKRYFEDKFDAMRCRCSHSTDVHVPRPAPRSHSDRRREPQPEPDSDPAQPTSSEAPSHHQSPAHESPAREVGQTTGDAMHTPQWQHDPFGGPTSFGHVQTPHMGVHHMPTFEASSSYGGPRYSWAEPSTSSAYPFEPARSSAPILTQDEMHEYWKQFRGGVSEAVSEAVAAVPLSICAPEAPRRSRRERNPSAALRSPYVHSAVPRPVDSQYVDGFDRMMKAGNRGNYRTMSVAESEHPLPFSFWTTMQNTRRDLSSNAVDCYMMTMRSRLMRGDDLIDGVDARTTIVLDTELFKYFDDEFTQLKSAWREMFPAKAEGRFIYSDGVFASWQPHSKKMYMVH